From the genome of Pukyongia salina, one region includes:
- a CDS encoding ribonuclease Z has product MKIKNYENYVVLADDHDDLKEFASFLEFQILKKFKGQNVVIDLTNYLALTLEELLYFLKTSNKHRATKQSFVLISSTLDPDTIPTELIVVPTAQEAADIIEMEEIERDLGF; this is encoded by the coding sequence ATGAAAATTAAAAATTACGAAAACTATGTGGTCCTGGCAGACGACCACGATGATCTAAAAGAATTTGCTTCTTTTCTTGAATTTCAGATATTAAAAAAATTTAAAGGTCAGAACGTGGTGATCGATCTTACCAATTACCTGGCACTTACCCTTGAAGAACTCTTGTATTTTCTAAAAACATCCAATAAACACAGGGCTACAAAGCAATCGTTCGTCTTGATCTCTTCAACCCTCGACCCAGACACCATTCCCACCGAACTCATTGTTGTTCCCACGGCACAAGAAGCCGCAGATATTATCGAAATGGAAGAAATAGAACGTGATCTTGGATTTTAG